In Flavobacteriales bacterium, a genomic segment contains:
- a CDS encoding type 1 glutamine amidotransferase: MNTLNNRKVAILATDGFEQSELLSPKRQLEAEGATTHVVSLEKGNIRGWENGNWGQEVPVDLTVEEARADNYDALLIPGGVINPDTLRKSTSAVNLVQNFFSQHKPVASICHGPQMLIEADVVKDRKMTSYPSIRTDLVNAGAQWVDEEVVVDSGLVTSRSPQDLTAFNDKLIEEIREGKHEEQTA, translated from the coding sequence ATGAATACACTCAATAACAGAAAAGTGGCCATTCTCGCCACTGACGGATTTGAACAATCCGAATTATTAAGCCCTAAACGACAACTTGAAGCCGAAGGAGCCACCACCCATGTAGTCTCTTTAGAAAAAGGGAATATACGAGGTTGGGAAAATGGAAATTGGGGACAGGAAGTCCCAGTTGATTTGACCGTAGAGGAGGCACGGGCCGACAACTATGATGCATTGCTCATCCCAGGAGGTGTGATCAATCCAGACACTCTCCGTAAGAGTACTTCTGCCGTTAATTTGGTACAGAATTTCTTCTCCCAACACAAACCTGTAGCCTCTATCTGTCACGGCCCACAGATGCTGATCGAAGCCGATGTGGTGAAAGACAGGAAAATGACCTCCTACCCATCCATCCGCACTGACCTGGTCAATGCCGGTGCACAGTGGGTAGATGAAGAAGTGGTGGTAGACTCCGGATTGGTCACATCCCGCAGTCCGCAGGACCTTACGGCTTTCAACGACAAATTGATCGAAGAGATCCGTGAAGGAAAACATGAAGAACAGACCGCCTGA